One genomic window of Candidatus Nanohalobium constans includes the following:
- a CDS encoding COG1470 family protein — MITIRSPLKKTLLLLTLTTLTISLGTALQWDQPDENAHINDEFELTVTGNDGLDDVELYYDEGDGWESADSMSESSTKGTYTKTGVDSDIGSYEGLELKANTSGEDSTDDRTVTLDVGEPQVEYNGDGEFVQKDPTVTFEVSDEYSEVTGAEISVDSNDGDVSVDGDDEKDPNCDVDDTCDVEFDIDTEDLEEGDEIEVTVTADDEAGNIEKQDETFTLDSEWDGDSSASVEWVESESSVLTGFEDEDQDLDISFQPDTVSDTTVICEVDGDEVDNANIDASDEDETASCEFDSDDYAGSSFELTVEAEDEAGNSETLVDEKRMVWDTDAPSVDRLEQPQGVSTFNSGFDLSVLVNDDASGIESLEYYFDAGTELGEGSQVDLEDSESTVIDHDFKVEPGDLSRGSHTVYVRAEDGTGLTDVSSFDFEYYPNRNPEINLGAPDRFEVTSGESKTFDLSIENGAPFFLNSVEVTSSSAAWDGTRTVTGLEEGDSVKRSITVDASSLDVGVYDLKIQTANYDASKTVEVVVRATEDQKQSIESSLQDWKSKRDVLNENISKIGNLEASDEDISQFTETVSKAEKAAEKGNYYEVKSHLSSIDSSFEQASQTFSEKKDTFQKKQRNQMYLIGFFLLVLIGGGGVAAYLYSGEEDVSELIPEDWDVELPEEMPEIGVREKVEELVGEAEEEVEEETGYSFK; from the coding sequence GTGATTACTATCAGATCACCTCTGAAAAAAACACTTCTACTACTCACACTAACAACCCTAACAATCAGCCTAGGAACAGCACTTCAGTGGGACCAACCCGATGAAAACGCCCACATAAACGATGAATTTGAACTAACAGTAACTGGCAATGATGGGCTAGATGACGTAGAGTTGTATTATGATGAAGGCGACGGCTGGGAGTCAGCAGACTCTATGAGTGAGTCTTCCACGAAAGGAACATATACTAAGACCGGCGTTGATTCTGATATAGGAAGCTATGAAGGTTTAGAGCTTAAGGCTAATACCTCAGGAGAAGATTCCACAGACGATAGAACAGTTACTTTAGATGTTGGAGAGCCCCAAGTTGAGTACAATGGAGACGGCGAGTTTGTCCAAAAGGATCCTACAGTCACTTTCGAGGTTTCTGATGAGTACAGTGAAGTAACTGGAGCTGAGATCAGCGTTGATTCTAACGACGGGGATGTCTCTGTCGATGGAGATGATGAAAAAGACCCTAACTGCGACGTAGACGATACTTGTGATGTTGAATTTGATATTGATACTGAAGACTTAGAAGAAGGAGATGAGATTGAAGTAACTGTAACTGCTGATGATGAAGCAGGTAATATAGAGAAGCAGGATGAGACTTTCACTCTTGATTCTGAATGGGATGGTGATTCTAGTGCTAGTGTTGAGTGGGTTGAGTCTGAGAGTAGTGTTTTGACTGGTTTTGAGGATGAGGATCAGGATTTGGATATTTCTTTCCAGCCGGATACTGTTTCCGACACTACTGTTATTTGCGAGGTTGATGGTGATGAGGTAGACAATGCAAATATCGATGCTTCTGATGAGGATGAGACTGCTAGTTGTGAGTTTGATAGTGATGATTATGCTGGCAGTAGTTTTGAGTTGACTGTTGAGGCTGAGGATGAGGCTGGTAACAGTGAGACGTTGGTTGATGAGAAGCGTATGGTTTGGGATACTGATGCTCCTAGTGTGGATCGTTTGGAGCAGCCTCAAGGTGTTTCTACTTTTAACAGTGGTTTTGATTTGAGTGTTTTGGTTAATGATGATGCTTCGGGTATTGAGTCCTTGGAGTATTACTTTGATGCTGGTACCGAGTTAGGTGAGGGCAGCCAGGTTGATCTGGAGGATTCCGAGTCTACTGTTATTGATCATGATTTCAAGGTGGAGCCCGGTGACTTGAGCAGAGGGAGTCATACGGTTTATGTCCGTGCTGAAGACGGTACCGGATTAACCGATGTCTCAAGCTTTGATTTCGAGTATTATCCTAACAGGAATCCGGAGATTAACCTGGGTGCTCCTGACCGTTTTGAAGTGACTTCAGGGGAGTCGAAGACCTTTGATTTAAGTATTGAAAACGGCGCTCCTTTCTTCTTGAACAGCGTTGAAGTTACTTCCAGCAGTGCTGCCTGGGACGGGACTAGAACAGTTACAGGGCTTGAGGAAGGTGACAGCGTTAAGAGAAGTATTACTGTCGATGCTTCCAGCCTTGACGTCGGTGTTTACGATTTGAAGATTCAGACTGCTAACTATGATGCCTCAAAAACTGTTGAAGTTGTTGTAAGGGCGACCGAGGATCAGAAGCAGAGTATCGAGTCAAGTCTTCAGGACTGGAAGAGCAAGAGAGATGTTTTGAACGAGAATATTTCCAAAATTGGAAATCTTGAAGCCAGCGATGAGGATATCAGTCAGTTTACTGAGACGGTTTCAAAGGCTGAGAAGGCTGCTGAGAAAGGTAATTACTACGAGGTAAAGTCTCATCTCTCAAGTATTGATTCAAGCTTTGAGCAGGCGTCTCAAACTTTCTCCGAGAAAAAGGATACGTTCCAGAAGAAGCAGAGGAATCAGATGTACTTGATCGGATTCTTCTTACTGGTTTTGATAGGTGGCGGTGGAGTCGCAGCCTATCTTTACAGCGGTGAGGAAGATGTTTCCGAGCTGATTCCGGAGGATTGGGACGTAGAGCTACCTGAAGAGATGCCTGAGATCGGTGTAAGAGAGAAGGTTGAGGAGCTTGTAGGCGAGGCTGAGGAAGAAGTTGAGGAAGAGACAGGTTACAGCTTCAAGTAA
- a CDS encoding transcriptional regulator, with amino-acid sequence MKFESEVVTEELLPAVRSVVASRLQDEYGLNQYEIADQLEVTQPAVSQYLNQKRANQRIVEDLKEDPQTGILLNDIADKVAKDESYVEELRNIITTVRDKGIMKEEFGEAERII; translated from the coding sequence GTGAAATTCGAATCTGAAGTAGTAACTGAAGAATTACTTCCTGCGGTCAGAAGCGTAGTAGCTTCAAGACTCCAGGACGAATACGGCCTAAACCAGTACGAGATAGCGGATCAACTGGAAGTTACTCAGCCGGCGGTCTCCCAATACCTGAACCAGAAGAGAGCCAATCAGAGGATAGTAGAGGACCTGAAAGAAGACCCGCAAACCGGTATACTGCTCAACGATATCGCAGACAAAGTAGCGAAAGATGAAAGCTATGTAGAAGAACTAAGAAACATAATCACCACAGTAAGAGACAAAGGAATAATGAAAGAAGAATTTGGAGAAGCCGAGAGAATAATCTAG
- a CDS encoding MFS transporter — protein sequence MELDKIPDIAKYLSAVFLFAWIGRSTVWNFLPVFFENNVESVFLVGILTSIGSAIPILLDIPVGNLVQRAGEKIVILIGLLTAIFPPIFYYTAFTPLLFAGKLVEGAAKSLIWNGSWSLTLKSSSEENSSESISVFLLGINMAIVIGPVIGGFLIQGYGFGIPMALWVLSSSLAVLVYYFYIGAETEKGLKSSTEDLLHRNTYLNDFHHLKENWVNLRQELSLIFLYSIIFSFYWLAVPLLLDQMNADFTTMGLIFGFAALSKIFQFIFGDIADKIGKHRTVRLLTVLLIPTLFAMSLVESLVLTGALFFLARVFTSGMSPAIHGIFDEEVPNEIEGEMTGFNELAKHIGQTIGPFFAGTVASIWSLNGSFIAASGVAGLILLASLIDF from the coding sequence ATGGAGCTTGACAAAATACCTGATATTGCTAAATATTTGTCCGCAGTTTTTCTTTTTGCCTGGATTGGTCGGAGCACAGTCTGGAACTTTCTGCCCGTGTTCTTCGAGAATAATGTTGAGTCTGTTTTTCTTGTAGGTATTTTGACCTCCATAGGTTCGGCAATACCTATACTTTTGGATATCCCGGTCGGCAACCTGGTTCAGAGAGCAGGTGAGAAAATAGTTATCTTAATCGGTTTGTTAACAGCCATTTTTCCCCCAATCTTCTACTACACTGCTTTTACACCTTTGCTTTTTGCTGGAAAACTGGTCGAAGGAGCTGCAAAGTCCTTGATCTGGAATGGAAGCTGGAGCTTGACTTTGAAGAGTTCAAGCGAGGAGAACAGCTCTGAATCAATTTCCGTATTTCTTTTAGGGATTAACATGGCGATAGTTATCGGTCCTGTGATTGGCGGGTTCCTGATACAGGGATACGGATTCGGGATTCCAATGGCTTTGTGGGTTCTCTCATCCTCATTAGCGGTTTTAGTTTACTACTTCTATATCGGGGCGGAGACTGAGAAAGGTTTGAAAAGCTCTACCGAGGATTTGCTGCACCGCAACACATACCTCAACGACTTCCATCACTTGAAGGAGAACTGGGTTAATTTGAGGCAGGAACTTTCACTCATATTTCTTTACTCCATTATCTTCTCGTTTTACTGGCTTGCTGTTCCGCTTTTACTAGATCAGATGAACGCTGATTTCACTACAATGGGTTTAATCTTTGGATTTGCAGCCCTGTCTAAAATATTCCAGTTTATCTTCGGCGACATAGCAGACAAGATCGGAAAACACCGTACAGTACGACTGTTGACAGTTTTACTGATACCTACTCTCTTCGCCATGTCACTGGTAGAAAGCCTGGTTTTGACCGGTGCATTGTTCTTCTTAGCCCGGGTATTCACATCAGGAATGTCTCCCGCCATCCACGGAATCTTCGATGAGGAAGTACCTAACGAGATAGAAGGAGAGATGACAGGTTTCAACGAACTAGCCAAACACATCGGGCAGACCATCGGACCGTTCTTCGCAGGAACAGTAGCATCAATCTGGAGCCTGAACGGTTCTTTCATCGCTGCATCCGGTGTAGCAGGGCTGATACTGCTTGCTTCCCTAATTGATTTTTGA
- a CDS encoding metallophosphoesterase, giving the protein MKFQGFKTVEGKPAIFHEEMDLLVIADLHLGLEGSMTSKGSYVPKFQLDDIKEEIQELQDETQASRILVNGDLKNQYSTSYTEKQELDEFLEFLQETFEEVILIKGNHDTILDNTAEKHGLELKDYFVENDILFTHGHMKLGNFDEEYDTVVMGHEHPALALTDDVGVKEKVSCVLYGELEEDLSLIVLPAYSKISNGSEVNNMPRSEFLCPVLREYGVDGLKATAVSREAGNFEFPEISKIN; this is encoded by the coding sequence ATGAAGTTCCAGGGATTCAAAACGGTAGAAGGCAAGCCAGCGATTTTCCATGAAGAGATGGACTTACTGGTTATAGCTGACCTACACCTAGGCTTGGAAGGAAGTATGACCTCGAAAGGAAGTTATGTGCCTAAATTCCAACTCGATGACATCAAGGAAGAGATCCAGGAACTTCAGGACGAGACACAGGCGTCACGGATACTTGTCAACGGCGACCTGAAAAACCAGTACTCAACCAGTTACACAGAAAAACAGGAACTCGATGAATTCCTAGAATTCCTGCAAGAAACTTTCGAAGAAGTCATCCTGATCAAAGGAAATCATGATACGATACTCGATAACACAGCTGAAAAACACGGCTTGGAACTAAAAGACTACTTTGTCGAAAACGATATCCTGTTTACACACGGACACATGAAGCTCGGAAATTTTGATGAGGAGTATGATACGGTCGTCATGGGTCATGAACACCCTGCACTAGCATTAACTGATGACGTAGGAGTGAAGGAGAAAGTATCCTGTGTTCTGTACGGAGAACTCGAAGAGGATTTGAGCCTCATTGTCTTGCCAGCTTACTCAAAGATCTCTAATGGTTCTGAAGTCAACAATATGCCTCGCAGCGAATTCCTATGCCCGGTTCTAAGAGAATACGGCGTAGATGGTTTGAAGGCGACAGCAGTCTCCAGAGAGGCCGGAAACTTCGAGTTTCCAGAGATCTCAAAAATCAATTAG
- a CDS encoding DUF58 domain-containing protein — translation MIEIDFLDELDRFQRALDKNSVEVNQGEQKSDFSGQGMIFKDHKKYVPGDDIRKIDWKAYARTKELFVKRFQEEKNVTLHIVVDRSSSMDYGSVNKYEYAAKIGLGLAYMANKTNDRFRYSVFSETLTDLTAARRNANLGQLVDTMNSLRKTPESQVGECLTQYSSRIKNKSIVVILSDFLVDIEKIEDALQSLAGSEVVLVQTLSGEEMDPDMKGDKILEDPESSSTLRTYLTGKVKSKYQSKLQNHIGEIQEKAAENKADFVQVNTEDEFFESFFNVWQRLNR, via the coding sequence GTGATAGAGATAGACTTCCTGGATGAGCTGGACAGGTTTCAGCGTGCTCTGGATAAGAATTCTGTCGAAGTGAATCAAGGGGAGCAGAAATCAGATTTTTCCGGTCAGGGAATGATCTTCAAAGACCACAAAAAATATGTTCCTGGCGATGATATTCGGAAAATAGATTGGAAAGCGTATGCCAGGACCAAGGAACTTTTTGTCAAGAGGTTTCAGGAGGAGAAAAATGTTACTCTTCATATAGTGGTGGATAGAAGCAGTTCCATGGACTACGGCAGTGTAAACAAGTATGAGTACGCCGCTAAAATCGGGTTAGGTCTGGCTTACATGGCTAACAAAACTAATGACCGGTTCAGGTACTCTGTGTTCTCAGAGACACTTACTGACTTGACTGCCGCCCGCAGGAACGCCAATCTCGGTCAGCTGGTAGATACAATGAACTCTCTGCGTAAAACTCCGGAAAGCCAGGTAGGAGAATGCTTGACACAGTACAGCTCAAGAATCAAAAACAAGTCTATCGTAGTGATTCTTTCCGATTTCCTGGTCGACATCGAGAAAATTGAGGATGCATTGCAGAGTTTGGCTGGCTCAGAGGTTGTCCTAGTTCAAACACTTTCCGGGGAGGAAATGGATCCGGACATGAAGGGCGACAAAATTCTAGAAGATCCTGAGTCAAGCTCAACTCTTAGGACATACTTGACAGGGAAAGTAAAGTCAAAGTATCAGAGCAAGCTTCAGAATCACATCGGTGAGATACAGGAGAAAGCAGCTGAGAACAAAGCAGATTTTGTACAGGTCAACACAGAGGACGAATTCTTCGAATCATTCTTCAATGTATGGCAAAGGTTGAACAGGTAG
- a CDS encoding AAA family ATPase, with product MKVSSMDESGKYDKANERLAQVKEEVGKVMVGQEDVIEQVLISILCDGNILLESNPGMGKTKMISTISKVLGLEFSRIQNTPDLMPSDITGTHIVDESADTTDFVFQKGPIFANMILADEINRATPKTQSALLEAMQEKQVTVGNNSYSLDDPFFLMATQNPIEQEGTYPLPEAQRDRFMMKVELDYPSLEEENKIVDRFTSELDFEPELENVISRSSLIRLQEFTRKVPIANDLREKAVNIASATREKEELDYGASPRASMNIVLASKARALIEGRNHVSEKDIKEVAKPVLRHRIGLSFQAEKQGMNEDKIIDQIIEQQ from the coding sequence ATGAAAGTAAGCAGTATGGATGAATCCGGCAAGTACGATAAAGCGAATGAACGCCTTGCGCAGGTCAAGGAAGAAGTAGGAAAGGTAATGGTCGGTCAGGAAGATGTTATAGAGCAGGTCCTGATATCCATACTTTGCGATGGGAACATACTTCTCGAGTCAAACCCGGGAATGGGTAAGACAAAGATGATAAGCACTATATCAAAAGTTTTAGGTCTGGAGTTCTCCCGTATACAGAATACGCCGGATCTGATGCCGTCCGATATCACAGGTACGCATATAGTCGATGAATCGGCAGATACAACTGACTTCGTATTCCAAAAAGGACCTATTTTCGCTAACATGATTTTAGCGGATGAGATTAACCGTGCTACTCCTAAAACGCAGTCCGCATTACTTGAGGCGATGCAGGAGAAGCAGGTAACTGTAGGCAACAATTCTTACAGCCTGGATGACCCGTTCTTCCTTATGGCTACGCAGAACCCGATTGAACAGGAAGGAACATATCCATTGCCGGAAGCACAGAGAGACCGTTTCATGATGAAGGTTGAACTAGATTATCCAAGCCTCGAGGAAGAGAACAAAATCGTAGACCGGTTTACCTCTGAGCTGGACTTTGAGCCAGAGCTTGAGAATGTTATCAGTCGCTCTTCTCTGATCCGTTTGCAAGAGTTCACTAGAAAAGTTCCTATAGCGAATGATCTCAGGGAAAAAGCCGTAAACATCGCCTCTGCCACTCGTGAAAAGGAGGAACTGGATTATGGTGCTTCTCCAAGAGCCTCGATGAACATCGTACTGGCATCGAAGGCTCGTGCATTGATCGAAGGAAGAAATCATGTCTCAGAGAAAGATATTAAGGAAGTAGCTAAACCAGTCCTACGCCACAGGATTGGATTAAGTTTCCAGGCAGAGAAGCAGGGGATGAATGAGGACAAAATTATAGATCAAATAATCGAACAACAATGA
- a CDS encoding DUF7502 family protein, giving the protein MRVEKLLKRLRREFIKVNLIQAFLDSLTAFLAVNLVLFILNITLVSDFLHYRILAASAFIFLLADWVYRSRKYRLEIYEEENPQLREILRTARDNLDSQNVVSQAMFDDLMQRARSVTSESIIPGAEIIKKIVLIGVLSFLTALSGLTDFQPVQESREVFSQLQPEDILNPEPEQLKNGSEIYGEAKDIQGSATDLEINVTGDASGGSDGSGGSGASEDFVFRSSDPSMPEDVELARRYSLAIRDSG; this is encoded by the coding sequence ATGAGGGTTGAGAAACTGCTTAAGCGGCTTCGAAGAGAATTTATCAAGGTCAATCTTATCCAGGCTTTCCTGGACTCGTTAACAGCCTTTCTAGCTGTAAACCTTGTCCTGTTTATTTTGAATATTACTCTTGTCAGTGATTTTCTACATTACCGGATCTTAGCAGCCTCAGCTTTCATCTTTCTCTTGGCTGATTGGGTTTATCGTTCTCGGAAGTATAGGTTGGAGATTTATGAGGAGGAGAATCCTCAGCTCCGTGAGATTTTGAGGACTGCGCGGGATAATTTGGATAGTCAGAATGTTGTTTCTCAGGCGATGTTTGATGATTTGATGCAGAGGGCGAGGAGTGTTACTTCTGAGAGTATTATTCCGGGGGCCGAGATTATTAAGAAGATTGTTTTGATAGGTGTTTTGAGTTTTTTGACTGCTTTGTCTGGTTTAACTGATTTTCAGCCTGTGCAGGAGAGTAGGGAGGTTTTCTCTCAGTTGCAGCCTGAGGATATACTTAATCCTGAGCCTGAGCAGTTGAAGAATGGGTCTGAGATTTATGGTGAGGCTAAGGATATTCAGGGCTCTGCTACTGATCTTGAGATAAATGTTACTGGCGATGCTAGTGGAGGTTCTGACGGTTCTGGTGGTTCCGGGGCTTCTGAGGATTTTGTTTTCCGGTCTTCTGATCCTAGTATGCCGGAGGATGTTGAGTTGGCGAGAAGGTATAGCCTGGCTATCAGGGACTCGGGTTAA
- a CDS encoding coiled-coil domain-containing protein: protein MAQPLLKRRLNPLLLISTVAALSLLAGVAVLSQDQISDKQNRISELKEERNSLDTEVTRLDARVSNMSVKLREYEGDLGELRAEKQNLSDTVDEKNDRISELESEVENARESRDLEDTLNDINSSMSVVCAESSGGSGAEHNCNRWGHEVGTSNEG, encoded by the coding sequence ATGGCTCAACCACTTTTGAAACGACGGCTGAACCCGCTGCTCCTGATCTCTACCGTAGCTGCTCTTTCGCTTTTGGCGGGTGTTGCAGTTTTATCTCAGGATCAAATCAGCGATAAACAGAACAGGATCAGCGAACTCAAGGAAGAGAGAAACAGTTTGGATACTGAAGTAACTCGGTTGGATGCCCGTGTTTCCAACATGTCTGTTAAGCTTCGTGAGTATGAGGGAGATTTAGGTGAGTTGAGGGCTGAGAAACAGAACTTGAGTGATACTGTTGATGAGAAAAATGATAGGATTTCTGAGTTGGAGAGTGAGGTTGAGAATGCTCGGGAAAGCAGGGATTTAGAGGATACTCTAAATGATATTAACTCTTCTATGAGTGTTGTATGTGCGGAGAGCTCTGGAGGTTCTGGAGCAGAGCATAACTGTAATCGATGGGGTCATGAGGTAGGAACAAGCAATGAGGGTTGA
- a CDS encoding helix-turn-helix domain-containing protein: protein MSHGGKPGKTCKFGHVFKAWEEGSNDDLQKKIENGEVQHLDDFGEGESLMSMLNRWKYLKFRSSDQGTAYTGMWVAVDELDSSLDYEINKISESIHISPQSQMHAQFMERKQQAENNIKQTMQSYQQLEKQKHMLQHDIRKLRSRVEAINSHDEVLLKGDFIELVDGAGQSPRQGGDQMSLKAYRDQNIYPSIVADFNEMEGVEDLETAEQRAKRYDDKDEDDLEDGPLADIPTNEKAVLKKKWKMYEKWKDLYGSEVERKLNDLKGQMKNIQRSIEETEEWLEPYVRDAAMINRMGDDQAQLTSNLNIRGNSTMFRTIDWIVHKGMRLHEGEMMIADELDEEPTHYRVMMIKTIHANIAGFSQPQTPAEGPSAGIVMWYPFFTCKHVFDNFVQPKIDKHEKLVEDMMDDYTGKFETKEGDKLKEARNDEEMSVRELREKVGEKLDDDEKAPIQLSSDIRRVEDGLETATEAINDKYLKKIDEILDIELHPDNQDSDNDDDMYEGFSKTLREFTGQTDEFKIPSGCKPLDDFTTELRYNYYWGLKLDFGMYTMK, encoded by the coding sequence ATGAGCCACGGTGGCAAACCCGGAAAAACCTGCAAGTTCGGACATGTCTTCAAGGCTTGGGAAGAAGGTAGCAACGATGATCTGCAGAAGAAGATAGAGAACGGCGAAGTTCAGCACTTGGACGATTTTGGCGAAGGCGAATCCCTGATGAGTATGCTGAACCGGTGGAAATACTTGAAGTTCCGTTCAAGCGATCAGGGAACAGCTTACACAGGAATGTGGGTAGCCGTCGATGAACTAGACTCAAGCCTAGATTACGAAATAAACAAGATTTCCGAATCAATCCATATCTCCCCTCAGAGCCAGATGCACGCCCAGTTCATGGAGAGAAAACAACAGGCGGAAAACAATATTAAGCAGACGATGCAGAGCTACCAACAACTGGAGAAACAGAAGCACATGCTTCAACACGATATCAGAAAACTGAGGTCTCGAGTAGAAGCCATCAATTCACATGACGAAGTACTTTTGAAAGGAGACTTCATCGAACTGGTCGATGGAGCAGGACAAAGTCCGCGGCAGGGCGGTGATCAGATGAGTTTGAAAGCTTACAGAGACCAGAACATCTATCCCTCCATAGTAGCAGACTTCAACGAGATGGAAGGCGTTGAGGACCTAGAAACTGCAGAGCAGCGAGCCAAAAGATACGATGACAAGGACGAAGACGATCTAGAGGATGGTCCCCTGGCGGACATACCTACAAACGAGAAAGCCGTGCTGAAGAAGAAATGGAAGATGTACGAAAAATGGAAAGACCTCTACGGCTCCGAAGTCGAAAGAAAATTGAACGATCTGAAAGGACAGATGAAGAACATTCAGCGATCCATCGAAGAAACAGAGGAATGGTTGGAGCCCTATGTACGGGACGCCGCGATGATAAACAGGATGGGCGACGACCAAGCCCAATTAACCTCAAATCTGAATATCCGCGGCAATTCCACAATGTTCCGAACCATAGACTGGATCGTCCACAAAGGAATGCGGCTGCACGAAGGAGAAATGATGATAGCAGACGAACTAGACGAAGAACCAACGCACTACCGCGTAATGATGATTAAAACCATCCACGCCAACATCGCAGGATTCTCACAGCCACAAACACCTGCAGAAGGACCATCAGCCGGAATAGTAATGTGGTACCCCTTCTTCACATGCAAACACGTCTTCGACAACTTCGTACAACCTAAGATCGATAAGCATGAAAAACTGGTTGAAGACATGATGGACGACTACACCGGCAAATTCGAAACTAAAGAAGGCGATAAACTGAAGGAAGCCAGAAACGACGAAGAAATGTCAGTCCGAGAACTGAGAGAAAAAGTAGGAGAAAAACTCGACGACGATGAAAAAGCACCAATACAGCTCTCATCAGACATCAGAAGAGTGGAAGACGGACTAGAAACAGCCACAGAAGCAATAAACGACAAATACCTCAAAAAAATCGATGAGATACTAGATATAGAACTCCATCCAGACAATCAAGACAGCGACAACGATGATGACATGTACGAAGGCTTCTCCAAAACCCTAAGAGAATTCACAGGCCAAACCGACGAATTCAAAATACCTTCCGGCTGTAAACCTCTCGACGACTTCACCACAGAACTACGGTACAACTACTACTGGGGATTGAAACTAGACTTCGGAATGTACACAATGAAATAG